The genomic segment GTATTTTAGCTCCTTTAAACCCCTGCTATTGTTCGAATAAAATTTACCGCGAGTTCTAATCAACCCAATCGCTCAATTTTCTCGCCATGTCAAGAAACCGTCATCCCTGTATATCTCTTCAAATCTCATGTAACTGCATGAAATACATGGATTATTTTATTGGCATCAACCTTGCTTTTAACTGGTTGAGACTGAATACCGTCATCTTAATATTCGCCAGGAGCACATCATGGACATAAAGGCACAATCACTTTACCAAGACATGCAAAGCATGGCGTTACAAAGCAAAGCAGGGTTAGGTGAAATCAACCCTGCTAGTTTACAAGGTGTGCAAATCAATCCGTCAGGTGAGAATTTTGCAGATATGCTTGGCCATGCGATTGAGTCGGTTAATAGCATGCAGTTGGACGCAAAGAGTCAAGCAGAGCGTTTTGAGATGGGTGACAAAAGTCTCAGTTTAGCGGATGTGATGGTCGCCAAAGAAAAATCTAGTTTAGCGTTTGAGGCAACAGTACAAGTACGCAACAAAGTACTTGAAGCCTACAAAACCATAATGAACATGCCGGTTTAGGAGCTGACACGTGGCAGAAGCAACAGGTACAGAGTTGGCAATGAGCAACGCCAGCGCAGATCCATACACAGGTGGTTCAGAAGCAGAACAAAAATCTGGCTTTATGGATTCACTTGGCTCCACCGATATGGTGCGCCAGCTCACACTTGTTGTTGCGTTAGTGATATGCGTGGCGATAGCGGTATTTATTATGATTTGGGCCCAAGAGCCTGATTATCGCCCTTTAGCCAAGATGCAGACTCAAGAATTGATCGAAGCGTTAGATTATTTTGATCAAAACCAAATTGATTATCGTCTTGAAGGTAATACTGTTTATGTAAGTTCTGATCAGTATCAAGATATTAAACTTGGTATGGCACGCCAAGGCTTAAGTCAAGGTAATGCTGAGGGCACTGATATCATCATGCAAGACATGGGGTTTGGTGTCAGCCAACGTGTTGAGAAAGTGCGCCTTAAGCATGCTCGAGAACAACAACTTGCGCGAACATTAGAAGAAATGAGTGCGGTAACCCGAGCCAAAGTCTTACTTGCTTTGCCAAAAGAAAATGTGTTTGCTCGTCGCGAGAAAAAAGCCAGTGCTACAGTGGTCATTACCGCGCGACGCGGTGCAATTATGGGCAGTGAAGAAGTAAATTCTATTGTCGATATCGTTGCTTCTGCAGTACAAGGTCTAGAGCCTGAGCGCGTTACAGTGACTGACAGCAACGGCCGATTGCTTAATTCTGGTTCACAAGACAGTGAAGCTGCTAGAAGTAAAAAAGAATTTGAAATGGAGCGTAAGCGCGAAAGTGAATACCTTCAAAAAATAGACTCTATATTGATCCCCGTGCTTGGTTTAGGAAATTATACAGCCCAAGCTGATGTCACCATGGATTTCACCGCAGTGGAGCAGACTAAGCGCAGTTATAACCCTGATTTACCTGCAGTGCGCAGCGAAATGACCGTCGAAGAAAACAGCGTAGGCGGCGTGTTAGGCGGTATACCAGGCGCATTAACCAATCAGCCTCCACTTGATTCCAATATTCCAGAGGAAGCAGTTGGTAGTAATACGCAAACAACTATGCCTGGGCGCAACCACAAAGAAGAAACCAGAAACTATGAGCTAGATACCACTATTAGTCATACCAAGCAGCAAACGGGTGTTATTCGTCGTTTAAGTGTTTCTGTCGCATTAGATCATATCGCCACAACTGGTGAAGATGGTACTACCTCATTCGCACCTCGCTCTCAGGCAGAGTTACTTGATATTCGCCGTTTACTGCAAGGTGGTCTCGGTTTTGATGTGACCCGCGGGGACTCGCTTGAAGTGGTCAGTATCCCATTTAGCCGAGAAGGTGAGGTGGCGTTAGAAGAAGTACCGATTTGGGAAGATCCGAAATTCATGCCTATCTTAAAGTTAGTGATTGGCGGCTTGGTGATTATTGTGCTTCTGTTAGCGGTTGTGCGGCCAATGCTACGTAAACTTATTTACCCAGAAGAGACCACGTCAAAAGATGAGTTTGATGCGGATGAAGGGCTAGACTTAGGTGATGAAACCATTAGCATGTTGTCGCAAGAATTTGATGACTCACAAGTCGGTTTCGCCGCTGATGGCAGCTTTATGTTGCCGGATCTACACAAGGACGAAGACGTACTCAAAGCGGTTCGGGCCTTGGTGGCCAATGAGCCTGAGCTATCTTCACAAGTGGTTAAAAACTGGTTATTACAAGACGAATAACCTAAGCAACGCCCAGACTAAGTGACGAGTAAGAGATAAACATCATGCCAGAAGAAAATACAGCACCAGCAACCACGGCCCCTGCAGAAAGCGGTTATGATGTTGGTAAATTAGAAGGTGTTGAAAAAGCGGCTATTTTGCTTCTGAGTTTAACGGAAGAAGATGCCGCACAAATTCTAAAGCATTTAGAGCCTAAACAAGTACAAAGGCTAGGCCAAGCTATGGCACAAATCGATGATATGACACAGCCTAAGATTACCGCTGTGCATAAACACTTCATCGATGAAATTCAAAAATACAGCACTATTGGTTTCCAAAGCCAAGACTTTGTGAAACGCGCGTTAACTTCTGCCTTAGGCGAAGATAAAGCAGCAAACCTTATTGATCAAATTCTAATGGGCACAGGCGCTAAGGGGCTTGATTCCCTCAAATGGATGGACTCAAAACAAGTGGCTAGCATCATTCGTAACGAGCATCCACAGATTCAAACCATTGTTATGTCTTATTTAGATGCTGAACAATCCGCTGAGATCCTTGCTCAGTTCCCAGAAAAAGTACGCTTAGACTTAATGATGCGGGTGGCAAACCTAGAGGAAGTGCAGCCAGCTGCCTTGCAAGAATTAAACGAAATCATGGAAAAACAATTTGCAGGCCAAGCGGGAACGCAAGCAGCCAAAATGGGCGGCTTGAAATCTGCAGCTGATATTATGAATTACCTTGATACCAATATCGAAGGACAACTGATGGATGCTATTCGCGAGCAAGACGAAGAAATGAGTCAACAGATCCAAGACTTAATGTTCGTGTTTGACAACTTAGCAGAGGTTGATGACCGCGCAATCCAAGCTATTCTGCGTGAAGTCCAGCAAGATGCCTTACTTAAAGCGATTAAAGGTGCAGATGAAGCCCTTAAAACGAAGATCACTGCCAATATGTCAAAGCGTGCGGCAGATATGCTACTGGACGATTTAGAAGCGCTTGGGCCAGTGCGTTTAAGCGAAGTAGAAGCCGCACAAAAAGAAATTTTGTCTGTAGCTCGCCGCTTGGCTGATGCGGGCGAAATCATGCTCGGTGGCGGAGGTGGTGATGAATTCCTATAGCCTTTTGGCACTAAGTGGCAGTAGCCCGGCGTCATGAACAAGTATAATGATAGTGAACAGGATAAAGACATCAGCGCCTGGGATCTGCCCTTTGTCGAGGATCAAAGCAAAGCCGATAGCACCACAACCAATGCGTTAAATCGCCGCTCGAATTGGAAATATGAACCTCCTGAAAATCAAGCGGATGAAGAAGAAGAGTTTAGCCCCCCTACGGCGCAAGAAATTGAATCCATTCGAGAAGCAGCTCAAGGTGAAGGGTTTGAAGCGGGTAAACAAGAGGGGCTAGAAAAAGGTCATCAAGAGGGATTTGAGCAGGGCAAAGAGCAAGGATTCGAACAAGGGCTTGAAGAGGGAAGAGCGCAAGGGTTAGCCGAAGCGCAAGAAACCATTCATCAGCAACTTGAAAGCTGGCAGAGCTTGCTATCAACGCTGCATCAACCTGTGGCTTTAGTGGAAGATGCCCTGCAAAAAGAGCTGGTATCTTTAGCCGTATCTCTTGCAAAGTCAGTGATTCGAGCCGAAGTAAAAACCAATTCAGATATTATTTTTAACGCCTTAAGCGAGGGGCTAAAAGCGCTTCCCATCAATGAAAAACAGTATCAAATTCATTTGCACCCGGAGGATTTAGCATTAGTTACTGTGCACTTTAGTGAACAAGAAATTGAAAAGCATGGATGGCAGTTAGTGGAAGCCCCTAATTTATCTCAAGGTGGCTGTGATATTGTTACTCAAAGTAATGCGGTTGATGTAAGTATTGAACGCCGGGTTAAAGACGTATTGGACAAGTTCCTATTAGAGCAAGGGTTAGACACCATTACAGCTGGCGAAGATGAGTAGTCGATGATGCCACTTTCGTTGTTAGAGAACATTAAAGCACTGCAACAACAGATACCTCAAGCACCCGTCGTTGCGGCGGGCAAGCTGGTGCGTGGAATCGGGTTAACTCTAGAAGCGGTAGGGTGTCAAATGCCGGTGGGAAGCCAATGCTTGATTCAAACTGTTGATGGTGAAATCGAAGCTGAAGTGGTTGGGTTTGCTGAGCATATTACTTATTTAATGCCGACTCAGGCAGTCAAAGGCATAGTGCCAGGCTCGCGGGTTCAGCCGCTTAATCGTGAGCAAGGGTTACCCGTAGGTATGTCTCTTTTGGGGCGGGTGGTTGACGGCAATGGTCAACCTCTAGACGGTCTCGGAGCCATCAAAGCAGAAAAGCGCGTTCCGTTAACTCGCCCGCCCATGAACCCTCTTTCCAGAAAGCCAATTCGTGAACCACTAGATGTGGGAGTGCGGGCTATTAATAGCATGATAACAGTCGGTAGCGGCCAACGCATGGGGTTGTTTGCAGGCAGTGGTGTGGGTAAAAGTGTATTGCTAGGCATGATGACCCGAGGCACAAGTGCTGATGTGGTGGTTGTTGGGTTAGTGGGTGAACGTGGGCGAGAGGTAAAAGAGTTTATCCAAGATATTTTAGGCGATGAAGAGCGTCAAAAAGCCGTGGTGGTAGCAGCCCCTGCCGATACGTCACCGTTAATGCGTTTAAAAGGATGTGAAACCGCGGTCACGATTGCCGAGTATTTTCGCGATAAAGGCATGAATGTGCTGTTACTTGTTGATTCGTTAACTCGTTACGCGATGGCCCAGCGAGAAATTGCACTCGCGGTAGGTGAGCCACCTGCGACAAAAGGCTATCCGCCTTCTGTATTTGCCCGCTTGCCTGCGTTAGTTGAGCGGGCCGGAAATGGTGGGGAGCACCAAGGTTCTATTACTGCATTTTACACTGTGCTAACCGAAGGGGACGATTTACAAGATCCTATCGCTGACTCGGCAAGAGCGATATTAGATGGGCATATCGTACTCTCGCGCCAACTAGCAGATTCAGGTCATTATCCTGCAATTGATATTGAAGCCTCTATTAGCCGCGTGATGCCTATGGTCGTTAGCCCTGAACATGTTCAAGTTGCCCGACGCATAAGACAAGTGTATTCAACTTACCAGCAAAACCGGGATCTTATTAGCATAGGTGCTTACACCAGAGGGAATGATCCGCGCATTGACTTATCGATTAAGGCTGAACCAGCCATCAATGCTTTTCTACAACAAGGTATGCAGCAAATATTACCTTTTGAGGAAAGTGTCGAAACTATGGTCAAGCTTGGCACTGGGCTGGGCCCCGCATGATGACTGTTGTTCATTCCTGTTGTCAAAAAGGAGCGCAATATGCCCGTTAGTAAGCAATTGCAAATGGTGGCAGATTGGGAGCGACGTAAAGAGCAAAAAATGGCCACAGACTACCAGTTAGCTCAGCAGAATGTGGTGGATAATCAAAATAAACTCACAGGGTTAGAGCAATATCGCGTTAACTATCTAAAAGAGGGGATCCGTAAAGGACAACTTGGTTTAGCTGCGAAGAATTATGGGCAGCACCAGTCCTTCGTGGGGAAAATTGATGCTGCATGTGAACAACAAACCAAGCAAGTCAGCAATGCACTTGTAGTGGCTGAGCAGCGCAAGACACAATGGCTTGCTCAGCAACGAAAGCGAAAAGCTGTGGAAATGTTACTCGATAAGCAAGCCCTTAAGATTCAGCAAAAGCAAGATAGGGCAGAACAGCAAATGCTGGATGAACTTGCGTTACAAAAGTTTCTGCGCAGTAAATAATATTCGTTTAATTACTGGCTACCCTCTCTATAGGTAAACACCTTTAAGCACTTCTACACATCCTCTTGTCTTAGTCTGCTTCGCGCATATTCATCTAAGTTGGAATGAACATTGCTCTTATTCATTCAAGAAACAGTTTAAGTACTAAAAACCAAGAGATAGAGTTGTGAAAATAGCGCCATTAGCGCCTAATGCCATTCAATAACAATTCTTAACCTTTTGTTTTTAAATAGAATAATTATTTTTTCACACTTGGGTGTAGAGGATGTTAAATGCTGCAACAAATTGCCACCGCTAAATCAGACGTTGCCGCTTATGCGGTTGATGTGAGTGATGAAGCTGCCTCTAAGCTGCAAAATGCAGATGAATTTGCCTTCATGTTAGCCAAGGAGAATCAATCTCATCAATCAGCAAAAGGCGCGCCTGAAGCAAAAGCCGATATACAGCCAGGCGCTAGAAAAATACATAAGCAAGTTGCTCAACAAAGTGATGTCGCAATAGAAAAGGCGACCCAAGACTCTCTATCAAATACGCCAACTACTGACGAATCAAATACGATAGGCAAACAAGCGCAGTCATTTGCTGCAGCGCAAGAAAAAACGGTTGCAACTGATAGCGACGGTCTTGCCAGTCACAATTCACCGAAAAACAAATCTGACGCCACAGGCGTCGACATATTGGCACAAGCTCAGGTGGACACAGTTGAGGCTAACGTGTCTCTATCAGAACAGGTTGATACGTTGGTCACCACAGTCATTAACGATGACTCACAGGGCAATCATTGGTTATCAATAGTTGAGCAGCTTGTGGCAAACACACAAAGTAAGGGGAACAGCGAAGCACAAAGCGATAACCAAGACGCGGGCGTGGCCAATAAAAGCTTGCACAATGAAGTGACTAGCGGCTTAGATTTGCCCATCAGTGCAGAGGATGTGGTCGAGACGATTTCAGGCTCAAAGGCAAGTGATGTTAATTCTGTTCTACCAGAAGATGACGCGTTAGCACTTATCGCAGCTTTGTTGGGCAAAATGAAAAATACCCAGCTCGATACCAAATCAGCGCAAAGCGCAACTGAGCATAGCGATGAAGGTAAAATCCCCGCTGATGATGTGAGTAAAATGATGGCTGCACTTGAAGGGCAACCAGAACTAATGAATGCGTTAAAACAGTTACTCACAACACAAGAGCAGATTAGCGATGAGTCAAAAGTAGCCCTTGGCAATACCGATGCAGAAGTGTCACTTGAGGCGACGACTACCGAAGTTTCAGGCGGGCTAATACAATCTTCAGAGGAGCAATTAGTACTTAATGAACAAGAACTAGCGGATCTTGCTCAAGCAGTTGCTAGCCTAATGAATGCAAAAGCCGCCACGACAAAAGAAACAGCAAAGGGTGAGGTCGCGATACAAACATCTACGATAAAGCAGAGCGAGCCAGAAGCGAACAGTAGCGAAACCGTGTCGAAACTTATTGAACCGGTTACTTTTGTTTCCGAGCCAGACGCTGCTGCCTCTGAACCAGGCGGTGCGCTATCGCAACAACAACTTGTCTTGTTAGAAAGCACACCTGAATTGAAAAAGCTTCTACAGTTACCTCCAGAAAAACTTGAGAGCGCCTTAGCGATATTAGCCAAGCAATTGCAGCAAGGAGGCACAGCAAGTACGAAATCAACGAGTGAATCCACTATTGGCACAGTGGTACACAGCTTAGGTCAGATAGAGAATGACGTCGCGCCCTCTACATCCCCTGATTTGAATAACCTTTTGAGTAAAGCTGAGACTAAAGTAGACGGTAGCGCTGATTTCATTTCGGCTTTAAAAACAGGCTTGGCTGAAGTAAAAGCCCAGCTTGAAAAGGGCCGTGAGCCCGGGATCGATTTGAAGACCTTGGTGAATGACGCCATAAAATCGTCACCAGAGTTGGCAAGCAATATGCTTTCATCTAAGCCTGAGCAGGTAGAATTGGCTACACGGTCAATGCTGCAGGTGGTAGACGTGGCACAACTGATGAGTAGCGCGCTAGAACAGACTTCGCATCAGCACTCGGTCAATGCTACCTATCGTGAGCAGGGCATCAATATGGTTGAACAAAGTAAGGCAAGCCAGTTACAACAAGGTCAGTTTGATAAAGCCTTAAATTTAGCCAAACCTGAAGCGCATCAGCAATTAGCTGAAAAAGTACGTTTTATGGTGAATGCCAATCAGTTGGTTGCAGACATCCGTTTAGATCCAGCTGAATTAGGTTCAATGCATGTAAAGGTGTCGGTAAGTGGAGAATCAGCGAACGTGAGTTTCGTGGTGCAATCGTTACATGCCAAAGAAGCGATTGATAATGCTGCTCCGAAGCTAAAAGAAATGCTAGCTGAAAAGGGCATTGAGTTAGGACAATCATCCGTCGAGCAAGGGTCGCAAGAGAAGAGCGACGAGCAACAAATGGCCGACAATGGCAATAGTCATGGGCGTAATGCTGAGCAAGGGTTGGCTGAAAGCGAAGTGCCAGAAGGTGTATTACAGCAGCCAATCGTGAACGGTGCTTTAGGTGGTATAGATTACTTTGTTTAACGTTATCGACGGCGCTTATCGATTGCGATTTTCTGAGTAAGAACGATAATAGCAGCACTTTATTATTTAAGGCGTACTCATGGCTGAAGAAGAATTACAAATGGAAGACGGCGGTAAAAAAAGTAAACTTATGATGATTATCATCATAGTGGTTGTTTTACTGTTAGGGGGCGGAGCTGCCGCTTATTTTTTATTGGGTGGTGAAGGTGACGCGGCTATGGAGGCGGGAGCTGAGCAAGTGCAAGGGGACAGTGAAGAGGCGTCTATGTCGGCACCGGTGAAAACAGGTACCGCCTTGTACGTAGCGATACCCAACCCAATCACATTCAATGTGCCTGGCACCACTAGGGATAGATTAGTTGAGATAAAAGTACAATTGATGGTACGCGGTAGTGATGCCGAAGAGCAGGTGAAAATGCATATTCCGTCTATCCAAGGCGCATTAAATCGGGCATTTAGCCAAGCAAATGCTGATGACTTAATCACTGAGGCAGGTAAAGCAGCGATACGAGATAACGCATTGAAGGAAGTGCAGAAAACGTTGAAAGACGTGTCAGGTAATGAATTGGTTGAGCAAGTATTGTTCACTGGTTTTGTGATGCAATAAGCATAAGCGAGAAAGAGATTGAGCGACTTATTATCCCAAGATGAAATCGATGCGCTACTTCACGGAGTAGACGAAGTCGAAGAAGAAGACGTTGAAGAGACGCAAGGCGATGGCTCTGCGCTTGAGTATGACTTCTCTTCGCAGGATCGTATCGTCAGGGGAAGAATGCCAACACTGGAAATCGTAAATGAACGATTTGCCAGACATATGCGTGTTAGCTTGTTTAATATGATGCGCCGTTCGGCTGAAGTATCAATTAATGGTATCCAAATGATTAAATTTGGAGAATATATTCATACTTTGTTTGTTCCGACTAGCTTAAATATGGTGCGCTTTCGTCCTTTAAAGGGCACAGGCTTGATCACTATGGAAGCGCGCTTGGTATTTATTTTAGTTGACAACTTTTTCGGTGGTGATGGCCGATACCATGCCAAAATAGAAGGGCGAGAGTTTACCCCCACTGAAAGACGAATTATTCAAATGTTGCTTAAGCTTATTTTTGAAGATTACAAAGAAGCATGGGCACCGGTGATGGATGTATCTTTTGAGTATTTGGACTCGGAAGTAAACCCAGCTATGGCGAACATTGTGAGCCCGACCGAAGTGGTGGTGATCAGTTCTTTTCATATTGAACTTGATGGTGGCGGTGGTGATTTTCACGTGTCTTTGCCTTATTCCATGCTTGAGCCAATTCGAGAATTACTCGATGCGGGTGTGCAAAGTGATAAGGAAGATACCGACCTGCGTTGGAGTAAAGCGTTACGGGATGAAATCATGGATGTTAAAGTTGAACTATCAACCCATATGATGGATTTAACCCTTAGCTT from the Paraglaciecola mesophila genome contains:
- the fliE gene encoding flagellar hook-basal body complex protein FliE, whose protein sequence is MDIKAQSLYQDMQSMALQSKAGLGEINPASLQGVQINPSGENFADMLGHAIESVNSMQLDAKSQAERFEMGDKSLSLADVMVAKEKSSLAFEATVQVRNKVLEAYKTIMNMPV
- the fliF gene encoding flagellar basal-body MS-ring/collar protein FliF, with translation MAEATGTELAMSNASADPYTGGSEAEQKSGFMDSLGSTDMVRQLTLVVALVICVAIAVFIMIWAQEPDYRPLAKMQTQELIEALDYFDQNQIDYRLEGNTVYVSSDQYQDIKLGMARQGLSQGNAEGTDIIMQDMGFGVSQRVEKVRLKHAREQQLARTLEEMSAVTRAKVLLALPKENVFARREKKASATVVITARRGAIMGSEEVNSIVDIVASAVQGLEPERVTVTDSNGRLLNSGSQDSEAARSKKEFEMERKRESEYLQKIDSILIPVLGLGNYTAQADVTMDFTAVEQTKRSYNPDLPAVRSEMTVEENSVGGVLGGIPGALTNQPPLDSNIPEEAVGSNTQTTMPGRNHKEETRNYELDTTISHTKQQTGVIRRLSVSVALDHIATTGEDGTTSFAPRSQAELLDIRRLLQGGLGFDVTRGDSLEVVSIPFSREGEVALEEVPIWEDPKFMPILKLVIGGLVIIVLLLAVVRPMLRKLIYPEETTSKDEFDADEGLDLGDETISMLSQEFDDSQVGFAADGSFMLPDLHKDEDVLKAVRALVANEPELSSQVVKNWLLQDE
- the fliG gene encoding flagellar motor switch protein FliG, with protein sequence MPEENTAPATTAPAESGYDVGKLEGVEKAAILLLSLTEEDAAQILKHLEPKQVQRLGQAMAQIDDMTQPKITAVHKHFIDEIQKYSTIGFQSQDFVKRALTSALGEDKAANLIDQILMGTGAKGLDSLKWMDSKQVASIIRNEHPQIQTIVMSYLDAEQSAEILAQFPEKVRLDLMMRVANLEEVQPAALQELNEIMEKQFAGQAGTQAAKMGGLKSAADIMNYLDTNIEGQLMDAIREQDEEMSQQIQDLMFVFDNLAEVDDRAIQAILREVQQDALLKAIKGADEALKTKITANMSKRAADMLLDDLEALGPVRLSEVEAAQKEILSVARRLADAGEIMLGGGGGDEFL
- the fliH gene encoding flagellar assembly protein FliH, whose amino-acid sequence is MNKYNDSEQDKDISAWDLPFVEDQSKADSTTTNALNRRSNWKYEPPENQADEEEEFSPPTAQEIESIREAAQGEGFEAGKQEGLEKGHQEGFEQGKEQGFEQGLEEGRAQGLAEAQETIHQQLESWQSLLSTLHQPVALVEDALQKELVSLAVSLAKSVIRAEVKTNSDIIFNALSEGLKALPINEKQYQIHLHPEDLALVTVHFSEQEIEKHGWQLVEAPNLSQGGCDIVTQSNAVDVSIERRVKDVLDKFLLEQGLDTITAGEDE
- the fliI gene encoding flagellar protein export ATPase FliI; this translates as MPLSLLENIKALQQQIPQAPVVAAGKLVRGIGLTLEAVGCQMPVGSQCLIQTVDGEIEAEVVGFAEHITYLMPTQAVKGIVPGSRVQPLNREQGLPVGMSLLGRVVDGNGQPLDGLGAIKAEKRVPLTRPPMNPLSRKPIREPLDVGVRAINSMITVGSGQRMGLFAGSGVGKSVLLGMMTRGTSADVVVVGLVGERGREVKEFIQDILGDEERQKAVVVAAPADTSPLMRLKGCETAVTIAEYFRDKGMNVLLLVDSLTRYAMAQREIALAVGEPPATKGYPPSVFARLPALVERAGNGGEHQGSITAFYTVLTEGDDLQDPIADSARAILDGHIVLSRQLADSGHYPAIDIEASISRVMPMVVSPEHVQVARRIRQVYSTYQQNRDLISIGAYTRGNDPRIDLSIKAEPAINAFLQQGMQQILPFEESVETMVKLGTGLGPA
- the fliJ gene encoding flagellar export protein FliJ — encoded protein: MPVSKQLQMVADWERRKEQKMATDYQLAQQNVVDNQNKLTGLEQYRVNYLKEGIRKGQLGLAAKNYGQHQSFVGKIDAACEQQTKQVSNALVVAEQRKTQWLAQQRKRKAVEMLLDKQALKIQQKQDRAEQQMLDELALQKFLRSK
- a CDS encoding flagellar hook-length control protein FliK, whose translation is MLQQIATAKSDVAAYAVDVSDEAASKLQNADEFAFMLAKENQSHQSAKGAPEAKADIQPGARKIHKQVAQQSDVAIEKATQDSLSNTPTTDESNTIGKQAQSFAAAQEKTVATDSDGLASHNSPKNKSDATGVDILAQAQVDTVEANVSLSEQVDTLVTTVINDDSQGNHWLSIVEQLVANTQSKGNSEAQSDNQDAGVANKSLHNEVTSGLDLPISAEDVVETISGSKASDVNSVLPEDDALALIAALLGKMKNTQLDTKSAQSATEHSDEGKIPADDVSKMMAALEGQPELMNALKQLLTTQEQISDESKVALGNTDAEVSLEATTTEVSGGLIQSSEEQLVLNEQELADLAQAVASLMNAKAATTKETAKGEVAIQTSTIKQSEPEANSSETVSKLIEPVTFVSEPDAAASEPGGALSQQQLVLLESTPELKKLLQLPPEKLESALAILAKQLQQGGTASTKSTSESTIGTVVHSLGQIENDVAPSTSPDLNNLLSKAETKVDGSADFISALKTGLAEVKAQLEKGREPGIDLKTLVNDAIKSSPELASNMLSSKPEQVELATRSMLQVVDVAQLMSSALEQTSHQHSVNATYREQGINMVEQSKASQLQQGQFDKALNLAKPEAHQQLAEKVRFMVNANQLVADIRLDPAELGSMHVKVSVSGESANVSFVVQSLHAKEAIDNAAPKLKEMLAEKGIELGQSSVEQGSQEKSDEQQMADNGNSHGRNAEQGLAESEVPEGVLQQPIVNGALGGIDYFV
- the fliL gene encoding flagellar basal body-associated protein FliL yields the protein MAEEELQMEDGGKKSKLMMIIIIVVVLLLGGGAAAYFLLGGEGDAAMEAGAEQVQGDSEEASMSAPVKTGTALYVAIPNPITFNVPGTTRDRLVEIKVQLMVRGSDAEEQVKMHIPSIQGALNRAFSQANADDLITEAGKAAIRDNALKEVQKTLKDVSGNELVEQVLFTGFVMQ
- the fliM gene encoding flagellar motor switch protein FliM, with the protein product MSDLLSQDEIDALLHGVDEVEEEDVEETQGDGSALEYDFSSQDRIVRGRMPTLEIVNERFARHMRVSLFNMMRRSAEVSINGIQMIKFGEYIHTLFVPTSLNMVRFRPLKGTGLITMEARLVFILVDNFFGGDGRYHAKIEGREFTPTERRIIQMLLKLIFEDYKEAWAPVMDVSFEYLDSEVNPAMANIVSPTEVVVISSFHIELDGGGGDFHVSLPYSMLEPIRELLDAGVQSDKEDTDLRWSKALRDEIMDVKVELSTHMMDLTLSLQKIMDMKAGDIIPIDMPEHITVMIEELPTFRAKLGRSRDNLALKITDKIPRPTSVKSELQLLTKGGRRIDSDAELQTLEDDL